In one window of Paraflavitalea soli DNA:
- a CDS encoding glycosyltransferase family 9 protein: MASFCRKTIANNPYVDEIMEIKTVAKDDIKAYLRFRKEIAQRKSAGEWDQVFISQILAGNEANYDGCIRSAIFRSYDRPVTVPVTPSLRLYPEEMEKVKQFAAEQQLSTYKQVILFEFAPQSGQSKITRELAMEIAEELVAQPGVAVILSSAFKINHANPAIIDGSELSFRETAGCTHYCTLLLGCSSGITWMSTSDAAKRLPMVQILNPWTRWVNPISRDFERFGISTEGLIELVDFDKEKVVACVQEAMDNFHTAKSRYHQAIPLHFRTSRNIVYNLLCYLNFPAILQHVKINRQVYGNNLSFFYEVAMGFIVFPFWLIGNTFKKKIRPRLSK; the protein is encoded by the coding sequence GTGGCCAGTTTTTGCCGTAAAACGATAGCCAATAATCCATATGTGGATGAGATCATGGAGATAAAGACTGTTGCCAAGGATGATATAAAAGCTTACCTCAGGTTTAGAAAAGAAATAGCACAAAGAAAAAGCGCCGGTGAATGGGACCAGGTTTTTATATCACAGATACTGGCTGGCAATGAAGCCAATTATGACGGCTGCATCCGCTCTGCTATTTTCCGGTCTTACGACCGGCCTGTTACAGTGCCCGTTACTCCTTCCTTACGTTTGTACCCGGAAGAAATGGAAAAAGTGAAGCAATTTGCCGCGGAACAACAATTGTCGACCTACAAACAGGTGATCTTGTTTGAATTTGCTCCCCAGAGCGGTCAATCTAAAATCACCCGCGAGCTGGCCATGGAAATTGCAGAGGAGCTGGTAGCACAACCTGGTGTTGCAGTGATCTTGTCATCAGCCTTCAAGATAAATCATGCCAACCCTGCTATTATTGATGGCAGTGAACTTTCTTTTAGGGAAACAGCAGGCTGCACGCATTACTGCACTTTGTTGCTGGGTTGTTCCAGCGGTATTACCTGGATGAGCACGTCGGATGCTGCAAAGAGGCTTCCTATGGTTCAGATACTGAATCCCTGGACGCGGTGGGTAAATCCAATTTCACGCGATTTTGAACGGTTCGGTATCTCAACAGAAGGGCTTATTGAACTCGTTGATTTTGATAAGGAAAAAGTAGTGGCTTGTGTGCAGGAGGCGATGGATAATTTCCATACAGCTAAAAGCCGTTACCATCAGGCTATCCCCTTGCATTTCCGCACCAGCAGGAACATCGTATATAATCTACTCTGTTATTTAAATTTTCCAGCAATTCTCCAGCATGTAAAGATAAACAGGCAGGTATACGGCAACAACCTGTCTTTCTTTTATGAAGTAGCCATGGGCTTTATAGTATTTCCATTCTGGCTTATTGGTAATACTTTCAAAAAGAAGATACGTCCGCGTTTGTCTAAATAG
- a CDS encoding GDP-mannose 4,6-dehydratase — MTAIIFGANGQDGYYLSKLLLERGIRVIPVSRQGDVIKADVADFEAVRSILEEHKPDYIFHLAANSTTRHQVLFENHATISTGTLNILEAVRTVVPQAKVFISGSGLQFKNEDLPIKETAPFDARDAYSVSRIHSVYAARYYRSLGIKTYIGYFFNHDSPRRSDRHVCKMIANAVKKIANGEDTVIEIGDMSVKKEWGFAGDIVEAVWTLVQQDEVFEAVLGTGEAFSIKDYIEVCFDIIQKDWTGYVKPVEGFKAEYRQLVSDPATIFSLGWRPSTNFRQLAALMLTTA, encoded by the coding sequence ATGACAGCTATCATATTTGGAGCTAATGGACAGGATGGCTATTATCTCTCCAAACTGTTATTGGAGCGCGGCATACGGGTGATCCCGGTCTCCCGGCAGGGAGATGTTATAAAGGCTGATGTGGCCGATTTTGAGGCTGTAAGGTCTATACTGGAAGAGCATAAACCAGATTATATTTTTCACCTGGCTGCCAATTCCACTACCCGGCACCAGGTATTATTTGAGAACCATGCTACTATTTCTACAGGGACTTTAAATATCCTGGAGGCTGTACGAACGGTGGTGCCCCAGGCAAAAGTGTTCATTTCAGGAAGTGGCTTACAGTTTAAAAACGAAGACCTGCCCATTAAGGAAACAGCTCCTTTTGACGCCAGAGATGCTTATTCTGTATCGCGTATACATTCGGTGTATGCAGCCCGGTATTACCGGAGCCTGGGTATCAAAACCTATATCGGTTATTTCTTCAATCATGATAGCCCACGCCGTTCAGACCGTCATGTATGTAAGATGATTGCCAATGCTGTGAAAAAGATTGCTAATGGCGAGGATACGGTGATCGAAATAGGGGATATGAGCGTGAAGAAGGAATGGGGGTTTGCGGGCGACATTGTAGAGGCTGTGTGGACATTGGTGCAGCAGGATGAAGTATTTGAAGCGGTATTGGGGACTGGGGAAGCCTTTTCCATTAAGGACTATATTGAGGTTTGTTTTGATATCATACAAAAGGATTGGACCGGCTATGTTAAACCTGTTGAGGGCTTTAAGGCCGAATACCGGCAATTGGTCTCTGATCCTGCTACCATTTTTTCTTTGGGTTGGCGTCCTTCCACCAACTTTCGTCAACTGGCAGCATTAATGTTAACCACAGCATAA
- a CDS encoding methyltransferase domain-containing protein, giving the protein METVLFISHSQKQCGVHEFGKNIAEALRGSTRYHFTYAECSGISELHQLVATHKPISIIYNYHPSTMPWLTMKVIHTFKISRIKRIKVPQIAIQHEVTQQWADHRDNRLFDYYIAADPTLLLKNPIVFKTGRLIIGSANHFPLPDVPVIGSFGFATPNKGFEELVQAVQADYDRAIIRFNIPAADFGDKEGTNARKIADDCRKLIVKPGIELKITHDFFSRSQLMEFLARNTVNVFLYQDKQGRGISSTIDYALGVDRPVVVSDSIMFRHLHNVEPSIVYGRNSIRQVVENGIAPLAKLKEEWNSTNLVWEYERIITAVLKKEAQKDKSGFRATILQTKNLVRKVLGMPPKGFTWLRNTNQSIEDKLTVDKTQTYTPVQLPPGTPLNRILDNDARTLYKPAVDKLIELVPLTMAKKIPEANVQQGFVFDTVYRYIKDYHSPKMLCVGSYEDTAAMSLIRMGYHVEEIDPVLNYYLQEYTTKPATVKNSYDIIFSTSVIEHDPDDESFVQCINDLLAPGGVAVITCDYKDQWKPGDPKPHVDVRFYTQNDLRKRLLSFMPDCRLVDEPQWDCPHPDFVFLGKYQYTFATFVLKKIK; this is encoded by the coding sequence ATGGAAACTGTTTTGTTTATTTCTCATTCCCAAAAGCAATGTGGCGTTCATGAGTTTGGGAAAAATATAGCTGAAGCTTTAAGGGGTTCAACCCGTTATCACTTTACTTATGCAGAGTGTTCCGGGATCTCTGAATTGCATCAATTGGTCGCTACCCATAAGCCTATTTCCATTATTTATAATTACCATCCTTCTACAATGCCCTGGCTGACCATGAAGGTCATCCATACATTTAAAATATCCCGGATCAAGCGGATCAAAGTTCCTCAAATTGCCATTCAACATGAGGTTACCCAACAGTGGGCAGACCACCGGGATAACCGGCTTTTTGATTATTATATTGCCGCTGATCCTACCTTATTGCTAAAGAATCCCATCGTATTTAAAACCGGCAGGCTGATTATTGGATCTGCCAATCATTTTCCACTACCAGATGTGCCCGTGATCGGCAGTTTTGGTTTTGCCACCCCCAATAAGGGGTTTGAAGAATTGGTACAAGCAGTGCAGGCGGATTATGACAGAGCGATCATACGTTTCAATATCCCTGCTGCCGATTTTGGAGATAAAGAAGGTACCAATGCCAGGAAAATAGCAGATGACTGCCGCAAACTTATCGTCAAACCTGGTATTGAATTGAAGATCACGCATGATTTCTTCTCTCGCAGCCAGCTAATGGAATTTTTAGCCAGGAATACCGTAAATGTTTTCCTTTACCAGGATAAACAAGGCCGGGGGATATCCAGTACGATAGATTATGCACTGGGCGTAGACAGGCCTGTGGTTGTTTCTGATAGCATCATGTTCCGGCATTTACATAATGTGGAACCTTCTATTGTATATGGCCGCAATTCGATCAGGCAGGTTGTAGAGAATGGCATAGCTCCACTGGCCAAGCTAAAAGAAGAATGGAATAGTACCAACCTGGTATGGGAATATGAGCGTATTATAACTGCGGTGTTAAAAAAGGAGGCTCAGAAGGACAAGTCTGGTTTCCGTGCAACTATACTCCAAACTAAAAACCTGGTGCGGAAAGTGCTGGGAATGCCTCCCAAGGGTTTTACCTGGCTAAGAAATACCAATCAGTCTATCGAAGATAAACTGACCGTTGATAAAACCCAGACTTATACACCTGTTCAATTACCGCCGGGTACGCCTTTAAACAGGATATTGGATAATGATGCCAGGACTTTGTATAAGCCTGCTGTTGATAAACTGATAGAACTGGTGCCCCTGACGATGGCCAAAAAGATACCTGAGGCAAACGTACAGCAGGGGTTTGTTTTTGACACGGTATACCGGTACATCAAGGACTATCATTCGCCTAAGATGTTGTGTGTGGGCAGCTATGAAGATACTGCTGCCATGTCGTTGATCCGCATGGGATACCATGTTGAGGAAATTGACCCTGTATTGAATTATTATTTACAGGAATATACCACAAAGCCTGCTACTGTAAAGAATTCCTATGATATTATTTTTTCTACTTCTGTAATAGAGCATGATCCGGATGACGAATCGTTTGTGCAATGCATCAATGATCTGCTGGCGCCCGGGGGGGTAGCTGTAATCACCTGTGATTACAAGGACCAATGGAAACCCGGAGACCCCAAGCCGCACGTAGATGTGCGTTTTTATACTCAAAATGATCTCAGGAAAAGGTTGTTATCCTTTATGCCTGATTGCAGGTTGGTTGATGAACCTCAGTGGGACTGTCCCCATCCCGATTTCGTTTTCCTGGGCAAGTACCAATATACATTTGCTACATTCGTGTTAAAGAAAATTAAATAG
- a CDS encoding class I SAM-dependent methyltransferase, giving the protein MHIKTRTTCRVCGSSSLKNVIDLGPQYLQGSFIKPGKEMPSTRKIPCTLVRCNPEQDENACGLLQMEHSVPPEILYAAYWYRSGTNNTMRNHLKGIVDAVVPIIKKKDAIVLDIGCNDGTLLNFYPKGVMKYGIDPSDIAQEIKDEDATVVQDIFPSRKLEEVLGSKTLDVITSIAMFYDLENPVEFVRGIKQLLSQKGVWVFEMSYMPDMLRLDSFDTICHEHLEYYSLAVLEIILKKAGMRLFKISFNDINGGSIRCFATHEANIAYDSPEDIQLLNEIRQKEFDLELDTDKPYQAFWERIVKLKNELHALLVKLKNEGKKIHIYGASTKGNTILQWCNIDNSIIDYAAERNPDKYGAMTLGTNIPIISEADSRAMNPDYYLVLPWHFKEEFLEREKETLEKGIGLIFPLPKIEIYKK; this is encoded by the coding sequence ATGCATATTAAGACAAGAACAACCTGCCGTGTCTGTGGATCTTCGTCCTTAAAGAATGTGATTGACCTGGGGCCGCAATATTTGCAGGGATCCTTTATAAAACCGGGTAAAGAAATGCCTTCTACCCGTAAGATACCCTGTACATTGGTGCGTTGTAATCCGGAACAAGACGAAAATGCCTGCGGTTTGCTGCAGATGGAACATTCGGTTCCTCCGGAAATCCTTTATGCTGCTTATTGGTATCGTTCCGGCACCAATAATACCATGCGTAACCACCTTAAAGGGATAGTGGATGCTGTAGTGCCCATTATTAAGAAAAAAGATGCGATCGTTCTGGATATTGGTTGCAATGACGGAACACTGCTTAATTTTTATCCCAAGGGTGTGATGAAATATGGCATTGACCCCTCGGATATAGCTCAGGAGATCAAAGATGAAGATGCAACTGTGGTACAGGATATCTTCCCTTCCAGGAAGCTGGAAGAAGTGTTGGGTAGCAAGACCCTGGATGTGATCACTTCGATCGCTATGTTCTATGACCTGGAAAATCCTGTAGAATTTGTAAGAGGGATCAAACAGCTGCTTTCTCAAAAAGGGGTGTGGGTATTTGAAATGTCCTATATGCCCGATATGCTGCGCTTAGATTCCTTTGACACCATTTGCCATGAACATCTGGAGTATTATAGCTTAGCGGTGCTGGAGATTATTTTAAAGAAGGCCGGCATGCGGTTATTTAAAATATCCTTTAATGATATTAATGGTGGTAGTATCCGTTGTTTTGCCACGCATGAGGCCAATATAGCCTATGATAGTCCTGAAGATATCCAGCTATTGAACGAAATAAGGCAGAAAGAGTTTGACCTGGAACTGGATACGGATAAGCCTTACCAGGCTTTCTGGGAGCGTATCGTGAAGTTGAAGAACGAACTGCATGCTTTACTCGTAAAACTGAAAAACGAAGGCAAGAAGATCCATATTTACGGCGCTTCTACCAAGGGTAATACTATTTTGCAATGGTGCAATATCGACAACTCCATTATCGATTATGCGGCGGAAAGAAATCCGGATAAATATGGCGCGATGACACTGGGTACCAATATTCCCATTATCAGTGAAGCGGATAGCCGGGCTATGAATCCTGATTATTACCTTGTGTTGCCCTGGCATTTTAAAGAGGAGTTTCTGGAAAGAGAAAAAGAGACACTGGAAAAAGGTATCGGTCTGATCTTCCCATTACCTAAGATCGAGATATATAAAAAATAG
- a CDS encoding lipopolysaccharide biosynthesis protein: protein MGQIRKQVIQSSFLAYIGFGVGAINTYLFTRQGIFTPEQFGLTQVIISLSQILAPLASLGMTAFINRFFPYYFDRLPNKKNDMLTIAILFSSIGAILVFSGCLLFEPLVIKKFQSRSALLVEFYYWALVFSFFYLCFTILESYMGALKKTVLPNFMKETAYRICVFALIILYMFQIIPFSIFVILFCCIYLLIVAIIISYLFFTRQLHVSTSFSSVSRRLKKSATTYVGYVYGGSVIINMARQVDTLALAGAQNLATTGIYSLNQYAAAILQVPFRGVQAIAGPLIAQHWKNKNLTEIKRIYQRSSINLLLIGSFLFINIWLNYDDGLKFLHIDSQFATGKIVFLLLGLYNLFELGTGANAVLIVTSPAWRFEFYAGVILLALSIPLNILMAKYVGIEGVAFATAGTLFVYNICRLVFIKRRFNLTPFTIKTLYALLLVTGSYLLTWFLWQHIHGLGGILLRSAMFSILFFAGIFYFQLTPDLPQFIAVVKKRLNRKKP, encoded by the coding sequence ATGGGACAGATACGCAAACAAGTTATTCAATCCTCCTTTCTAGCTTATATCGGTTTCGGAGTTGGTGCCATCAATACCTACTTATTTACCCGGCAAGGCATATTTACCCCAGAGCAATTTGGCCTTACTCAGGTGATTATCAGTCTTTCGCAGATACTCGCTCCACTGGCCTCCCTGGGGATGACCGCCTTTATCAATCGTTTTTTCCCTTACTACTTTGATCGGCTGCCAAACAAGAAAAACGATATGCTTACCATAGCTATCTTATTCAGCAGCATTGGAGCTATATTGGTATTTAGTGGCTGCTTACTATTCGAGCCATTGGTGATCAAAAAATTCCAGAGCAGATCGGCTTTGTTGGTAGAGTTTTATTACTGGGCCTTGGTCTTTTCTTTTTTTTATTTATGCTTTACCATCCTGGAAAGCTATATGGGAGCTTTGAAAAAAACAGTATTGCCCAATTTTATGAAGGAAACAGCGTATAGGATCTGTGTTTTTGCGCTCATTATCCTGTACATGTTTCAAATAATCCCTTTTAGCATTTTTGTCATTCTCTTTTGTTGTATTTACCTGCTGATAGTCGCGATCATCATTTCTTACCTGTTTTTTACCCGGCAATTGCATGTAAGTACCAGTTTCAGCAGCGTTTCCAGGCGATTGAAAAAGAGTGCAACTACTTATGTGGGGTATGTTTATGGAGGTTCGGTCATTATTAACATGGCCCGCCAGGTGGATACATTAGCGTTGGCAGGAGCCCAAAACCTGGCAACTACCGGCATTTATTCGCTGAACCAGTATGCAGCAGCTATTTTGCAGGTACCATTCCGCGGGGTACAGGCCATTGCCGGCCCGCTGATTGCCCAGCATTGGAAAAATAAAAACCTGACAGAAATCAAACGTATTTATCAACGCTCGTCCATCAATTTGTTACTGATCGGTAGCTTTCTTTTTATCAATATCTGGCTCAACTATGATGATGGATTAAAATTTCTACATATAGATTCCCAGTTTGCTACCGGTAAAATAGTATTCCTCCTGCTGGGATTGTACAACCTGTTTGAACTGGGCACAGGCGCCAATGCCGTATTGATTGTCACCTCTCCGGCCTGGCGATTTGAATTTTACGCAGGAGTGATATTACTGGCGCTTTCTATCCCATTAAATATCCTTATGGCTAAGTATGTAGGCATAGAGGGGGTTGCATTCGCCACCGCAGGTACCCTGTTTGTCTATAATATATGCAGGCTGGTATTCATAAAGCGTCGCTTCAATTTAACCCCATTCACGATCAAAACCCTCTATGCCTTGCTCCTGGTTACCGGCAGTTACCTGCTCACCTGGTTTTTGTGGCAGCATATTCACGGGTTGGGAGGCATCCTGCTGCGGTCGGCGATGTTTTCCATCCTCTTCTTTGCCGGTATTTTTTACTTCCAGCTTACTCCCGACCTGCCTCAGTTTATAGCGGTCGTAAAGAAGAGATTGAACCGGAAAAAGCCCTAA